Within the Macaca nemestrina isolate mMacNem1 chromosome 5, mMacNem.hap1, whole genome shotgun sequence genome, the region gccaaaatgcagtggtgcaatcatagcttactgcagcctcaaactcctgggctcaagtgatcctcctgcgtcagcctcctcagtagctgagactacagatgctcaccaccacacctggctaatttttaaattttttgtggagacaggatctcagtaTGTTgtccacactggtcttgaactcctggcctcaggcgatcctctcaccttggcctcccagtattattatttgtaatattgttgaatttggttcataaataattattttgtctcCCATCTGTGTTTAAGGTGAAACGGGcctattattttctttccctgaGTTTTCCACAACTCAATTTCGAATCAAGATTACACTTGCTGATAAAATTAGCTAATCAGGtttaatcttttttctattttctggaaaaaatacataataaagaaGTTTCATGTTCCTCGAATGTTTGATAGAACTCatctgtgaaaccatctgggcatttaaaaaaatataaatttttattagaggtcattgataactttaaaaattgctttaataCTTACTGGTATAGTCAAGTTTTGTATTCTTCTTGTGCTAATTTTGATAGATGaaatgtttctaggaatttacctATCTCAcctaggttttcaaatttattagcaTATACTTGTTCATAATACTCTACACTTTCTGTGTCATATATGTAGCTGTTCCCCCTTTTtcattatgtatttgtttattcattttttctcccGTTATCCATAATCAGCCTTGTTGTAAGTGAAtatcttacaaatatttttaaataagcagcTTTTGGAATCAAAAGTGTGTTAATTTTCATTACCTAGttttttgttctctatttctgTTTCATTGCTTTCTATTCTTATCTTTATAACTAActccttttcttcttatttctttagGTTTGctcaatttctttttccaaaGTTTTGAGTAGAATTTTTAggtcatttattttaacttttcttgttctaataaatgtatttgaaattataacattattttatatgtatattttatgtgtaacaTTTTTACCACCTGGTTTAAAAATAGGTAATTTTCTTTATaactgctatttatttatttgacacacggtcccactctgttgctgaggctggagttcagtgacacaatcatgcctcaccgcagcctccatctcctggactccagcgatcctcccatccACGACTGCCTTTTAAATCCATGTTACTGATAAATATATTTGTTCACTTacaattttaagtatattttagttatcaaattctaattttattacaGTATAGTTGCAGaatatagtttctttctttctttttttttttttagacagggtcttactctgttgcccaggttggcgagcaatggcacaatctcagctcactgcaacctctgcctcctgggttcaagcgatcctctcgcccagcctcctgagtagctgggactacatgtgtaccccatccagctaaattttttgtagagatggggttttgccatgttgcccaggctggtctcaaactcctgggctctagggaTCTGCCCACGTTcacctcccagagtgttgggattataggcgtgagccactgctcctggcctagaATATAGATAGTTTCTAAGATACTGATACTCTGGAATTTATTGGAATTACCTTTATGGAATGATGCATGGCCTATTTGAGTAAATGTTCTGTGTGGCTTGAACTATTACATGTAATTTTTGGCTTTTtggcaacttttaaaaaatgaatcctATGAATCTTGTACCtcattttacttccttctttgctttcactATCCTATGGCCCAGAGCCaattattttttatccatttatagTTGGCTGATAAATATGTGTCCTGTTAAACTGGCTCTCAAGAAAAACAATGCTTCTGACTTGTAGCATTGCTGATTTCTATAGTATAAATATTTCCACCGTGGTATCAAGTTACCAGTAGTTAACAACTGTCTTCAAAAATCCTGAATACTTCACAGTCTGCTCTTGCTAGCCAGTATAAGACAGCAcaccactattttttttaaagatattcatGTTGTCCATTAGTTTCACTCCTTGGcttcacttatttttcttaacCATATTTTCTCTTTGACCCAATGTTGTTTtcgtcttttaaaaattgtttaaaattatgtCTGTAAGCTGCTACAAACTTTTTATTGGAATGAAGAGCATTAGAACAGTTATTTGGCCAATGCAGAAAAATGaagtcttcaattttttttttttttgagatggagtttcgctcttgttgcccaggctggagtgcaatggcgcgatcttggctcactgcaacctctgcctcccagattcaagtgattctccctgcctcagcctcccgagtaactgggattacagacaccatgcccagctaatttttgtagttttagtagagaaggggtttcaccatgttggccaggctggtcacgaactcctgacctcaggtgaaccacccgccttggcctcccaaagtgctggaatcacaggcgtgagccaccacgcccggccgaagtCTTCTAATATTAAAAGATTTAATCTTCATTAGGTTCTCAAAGTCTTTGCTGTGCCCTTAGGGCATGTCACATGCATGTGCAGCTCAGGGGGAACCTGGTACACCTGAGGGTTCAGACTCAGAATTAGGGAATTTCCTCCTGCACTCTCAGTTTGGAGATTCCCCTACACATCCCCGCCCGCAGGGGCCCTTTTTCTTGGTTCCTCTGGCCAGAAAGCTGGTATTTCTCTTATTGACTCAGGGCTTGTGCTACCACGTAGTGCAGCTCTGCACCTGAGGCCTGATGTCAGGGCAGAACTGGgagaaaaaaggggaaaacaCTGAAAACCCACTCCCCAGGAGGGGCCCCCCTCCAAGTTTTGACCCTCTTCACAATCCACctgcttttgtttactttttggaGTCCTTGAGTACTTGCTTTTTGTATGCTGCCCAGAATTTCTACCTGTGATCAGTGATAAAAATGGGCTATTAAACTAGtgttttaaaatctcaaataagTTAAATATCATGGCTAGAAACAACTCCAGGCATttgtaattttagattttttctttGCACTCCAGGGGGATGTGACTGTTTTGGAGTATTTTGAATTTGTATGTTTAGCCTGAGATCCTACTAGTATTTCTGTTGAATATGCCTGTTGACTGCCCACTTGTTAGCAAAATGGCATTGAATGTTGGAACTGCAAACTACCTTAGAAATCATTCAGCACCATCTTTTGACAGAAAAGGACATAAGAGTTCACTCCTGTCACTCAGGGAGTGCAGGGCAAAGATAGAAGCAGAATTCAATTTGTTTTAATACAGTTACTCAGTCATCTGGTAACAGTTTCATAAGTGCCAACCAATGTATGGGGCTATTTGTTGCAGATTTCAAGATGATATATGGGGATTGAGGGAATGGGAAGTTTTAGGGAGTGGTAGAGGAAGGGCATATAATAAAACTAAATCCCAGGTCCCAGCCTCAGAACTTATtttgtgaccttggtcaagtgaTTTAGTCTTTCTAAACCTCTATGTGTCCTATAGAAGGAATAATACCTATATAGGgttgggtgtttttgtttgtttttctttttttcttttcctttttttttttttgttttttgttttttgacataggatctttctctgtcacccaggctagagtgcagtggcgcaatcacaactcactctagcctcaaactcccaggcctaagcgatcttcccactcagcctcccaagcagctgggactacaggcgtgcaccaccacatccgactaatttttaatattttttgtagagacggggttctcactatgttgcccaggctggtcacgaactcctgggctcaagcaatcctcctgtcttgacctcccaaagtggaggGATTACAGGGGGTTTTCCGGTTTGAATTTTAAgagataaaatttataaaacatttagccAATGCCATAAATGTAGCTTCTTTTGGTTATTGTCACTATTCTTTGAAATTCACAAGTGCCCCAAAAtatttgagcatttttcatgtattGCTCTTTAATGTGAATGAATGCATTATGAAAGGAATTCTTTTACATGTGAGTTTGCTGATAGACTTAGCTAATTCTCATATGTGCAGGTGTCTTGCCTATCTGTCAGTCTTAGCCTCAAAGGAAAGATTCCCACCACTTCACTTGCATCCTCATCCCTTGGGCACAAGAATaagaatttttattgtttgtagtaCTTCAAAATCATTCAGTACGTGATGACCTGTCATGTATAGGGCTCTTTATACTTCTAGTTTAGTCCCTTTTGTTTTCTCTAGGAAAGATGTTTTAGACCTGCgacaaaagaagaaagagtgtATGCTGACATCTAGGAGGGAAGAAGCGCCCTCCCCTAAGCTCCATCTCCCTGAGCACTCATTTCCCAACAACCGTACCAGGTTTTTGTCCTAGAGAGTTTAttacaaaataagaaagagaagtcTGGGGAAGGTTCACTCATCATAGAATTTTGGCAGCTCATTGCCCAAGATGACTCGATGGTCCACACCAGCAGCTGTAATAGTGACCAGGTAGACGACACCCCCGCTTGAGCCGTCCCGGCTCATGGCCAGAGCAATAGCTGCAGAGGGTTTCAAgttggagagagggagaaagagaatggcttagcttcaaaaatatttttattccccCTCCATCCATATGCCTACTACTGCTTTCACCTCAAAACTCATCTTTCAGAAAGACATATTTAGTGGTGTGCTGCTAAGtcagtgtttttaaaagaagGCTTCCATATGTGGCATCTGCTGATGTCCATGATGTAAATGCTCCCGCTATGATCAACTGCAAGTTACAAATAGCTTAACGAGCAGCTCACAAATCCTTGACTATTTAACAATCATCTCTCATGAGTGGTCCCAAGCCAGCCTCAGCACACCTCAGTACAccactggttcttttttttttttttcagacagggtctcactctatcacctaggctggagtgcagtggtgcaatcaccgctcaccacagccttgatcTCCCCAGCTCAGATGAtctttcctcctcagcctcctgagtagctgggactacaagtgtgcaccactatgcccagctcttttttttttttgtatttttttttaattgtttttttgtagagacagggtttcaccatcttgcctaggctggcctcaaactcctgggctcaagtaatcctcctgcctcagcctcccaaagtattggcattacaggtgtgagccattgtgcttaGCACACCACTGGTTCTTACAGTGACTGTGTATCCTCATTTGATTTACTCAGAACAGCCCTGGTTTATCCGTATTGCCCAAGAGCCCCATTGAGCTTTGCATTTGTCCTGCcccttttcacttttaaaagtgTACTAGTTTGGGCATTAACTTAAATGGTCACCCCTGTATTTATCTTCCTGTTCCTCATAATCTACTTCCTTCCCATGTTTAAAAGCCCTCCCCAGGTACCCTTCCACTTGGCTGGTTACCATCTGTGGTGAAGCGCCTGCACTCCTCTGGAGACATGCCTGACTTATATGCTGCATCCACATAACCATAGATATAGGTGCTGCCGGAGCCACCAATGGCAAAAGGTTGTCGAGTCAGCATTCCTCCCAGGGTTCCATATACCTAGGAGAGGGATCCTCAGGTTAAAGAATCATCAAGCCCTTCCTTCCCAGTGAGACATTAAGTGGTCTGTGCACCCTGCAATGAAGCCCTGGTATCTCATGTCCCAAATGTACTATACTTTCATAGGTAGTGTCCTTGGAACTCATTGCTAGAATGACATAGGACTTCCATCTCCCCCTACAGGAGAGTGGGGAAGCCCAGAGGAGAGAGCGCTTTGGGAGAAACTCACCTGACCCCCTTCACGTTGGTCCCAGCCAGCTACCATGAGATGTGCAGACAAGTCCTCTCGATATTTGTAGGTGATATTTCTCACCACATTTGCAGCAGCCAGAACAAGTGGAGGTTCCTCCAGTTCTATCCTGAAGGAAATATTAGGAATAAAGGTTGATAGAATTTTAAGTCTCACTCTCCTATACTGTTACCATCATCCCTGCTAAACGAACCCTGAAAACTATAGCTGCAATAGCCCAAACTGCAGCCTCCCTCCCACATGTACAGGGGAACCAGAGTCCCACACCACCAACTGGTAAGAACGCTTCAATTGCTCACTTTCTTTCGCTGAGCCCCACCCACATAACTTTCTTTTGGCTGCAAGGGCCCTGCCCTTATGGGGAAAAGCAGATAAGGTTACTTCCATCCCAAAGACCTCGATTTCTCATACGGTAACTGCCTGATATTAGGGTGGGTCACGATATCACCTTCTTCCTGATTATTTATGTTAGGATAGTGATTTACAGCTTTTAAACTGTGTTTGCATATATAACGTGGTTCTCCAAATAACCGTCTCATAAGGTACTATATtgtctccactttacagatgcagaaactggcAGATTCAAGTGCCAGCAGGAGCCAAAACAAGAATCTTTCATTTCCTAGTGTCCAGCTCCTGGAACAGCACACTGTACAGGGATTCATGCAAGTTGGGGGAGCTCTAGTGGGTGGGGAGTCAGAACTCCAGAGCTTCATACCCATGGAGCTCCAGCTGGTAGGCAGCCATGTCGGCCACGGCTTGGGCATCGGCAGCTGAACCGGAGAGTGCACAGTAGATGCGCTGGTGCAGGGGGGACAGCTTGTCAAACACTCGGTTCACCACCGCCTCGCTGTTAGGAGGGAGTCAACAGTCACCAAGTTAAAACtcaggaattttttctttttttttttttttttgagacagagtctcactctatcacccaggctggagtgcagtggtgcaatattgggctcactgcaacctttgcctcccgggttcaagtgattctcctgcctcagcctcccgagtagctgggattacaggcatcaatcaccaagcccggctaatttttgtattttcattacagacagggtctcaacatgttggccaggctgatcttgaactcctgacctcaaatatctgcccacctcggcatcccaaagtgctgagattacagatgtgagccactgcacccaaccagaACTCAGGAATTTTTGAAGGTGATCATTCAATGTCTCTCAAATTTATTTGACAAGAGAATAGCATGAAGTTTAATGCTTGGATTAAAGCAGGAGGCAAATAATCATCTCAGATATTATTAATCACTGCAGATGTTAATCAAAATTAGGTTTATTTTTCAGGCTTAGATTTTATAACAAAGCAAAAAATGCTAAGGTAAGAAAAATATGCCTCATcaatttttctttgctattaaCAATCTATGCTATTAACATAGAACATAACTATGTTCTATGGAACATAATGTAAGTAATATTGACCTAACCCTATATACTCATTTTGCATGTGAGGAAATTGGTTAGGAGGGGGGAAAGAGACAACATAGTTCAATATATGGTAAATGAGAAACCAGGTATCTGCTTGACAGAATCATCTTTTTGATCTCTAAATACAGATGGAAAGAAGCTCCTCAAAAATCTGTCTCCTGTCCCCCACTCAGACCCTATTCCTTTACACTCATCCCTGTACACTACTGGGACAGGTCACATACGCATTCAGACCCCAGATCCTCCTCCACAAATTCAGAGACCCAAGCGCCCACCAAATAGCTTATCATAGTGGCTTTTTGGGAAGGTCAACTCCATTCCTCCAAAGCTCCGATTTGCCAGTCTTTTCATGAATGggtaagaaaaatgtgtatttgagGCCATTAGCTTCTTTCCAAATGCATACATCTTCACTTTTACTTACCCTGCAGACACTCGGGAATCAGAACCCACCACAACGCCCCCGTCAAACTCCACTGCCATGATGGTGGTCTGCAGAGACACAGAATATGGAATATCAGGGCAGGAAGAGCCTTGATGCCCTCatgttagagaagaaaaaatattcccaGAGAGGCGAAGTTGACTGGCTCAAAGATCACACAGTAACAGGCCAGAGCTGACTGTCAGTACAGGCTTTTTTCCCTTCATCTTTCCACTTTATCTATTGCTTCATCTGGCTGCAGGGGAATGCCACAGCGCAGCTGTGATACAACACAGAAAGAACTGTGGCCCTGAGTTCCAACTTGCCTAGTGGAATCCTCTCCACTGTAAAGAGAGAGGTGGAGATGAGGTTCCTACAGGTAGAAGTGAAGCAGCTCCACAAGTGAAAATTATCTCCATGGGAAAGGCTCCTAGTATGTGCAGATGTGGTTTAGACCCAACACAGAGCATTTGACTATGATTCTGGGAAACAAGgtcagccttttcttttcttttcttttgttcacaATCCTCCACTCTCAACCCCCATTTCATCAGAAGTGAGCTCTTTCAATTTATTGAACAGTGGAAAAAATCGAGGAGGGCAGTGGTTAGCATGGCCAGCGGCAAGGCAGGAGAGAAGCAGCAAGGAACACGTAGatggtttaaaataaaagtttcagtTATGGAATTTCTGATCAAGAGGTAAATAAATATCTCAGCAGCCAGGGGGGTAAATTTGTACCAAGAGAGGATTTGACTGAGAAGTTTAAGTTGACTTTTCCAGGTCAagaaaagaatcaagaaaaaGTGAGGGGAGATAGAGCTACATTTTTCCTGCTGCTGAGTTGGAAGGAGTCTTAAAGATCCTCGgttcaaatgaggaaaccaagtcACAGAAAATGCAAACGACTTATGCAGAGTCACACAGAATTAATAGTAGACCTGGGACTAAAATTCAGGTCTAACTCTTATCCCTTGTTTCCACTTCTACTTCCTACTTGCCACTGCTCATTTGGCAGTGAGGGGAGATTTCCCAGAGTATAAGTGGTTTCACTGTGCCTTTCTTACCAGGCTGTAAATTACTCTGGCCCCAAAGGACGCTTCTCTGAGTGTGCTTTCCGACGGACCGACTTATCATGAACAGAGGGTCAAAGAACAGGGTTAACTTCAAGTTAGAGGCTATTCCTCTGTAACAAAGCTGCCCCCAAGCCACGAGTGGTGGCAGTAGTCCAGAGCAGAAGCCAGCCAGCCAGTCTTGGGACTGCCATCTGCCCCAGGCGCCCATCCTAAGCAAAGTCCCCCCAGTGGGCACATGGGAGTGGGCAGGgaagacacagggaagggagCAAGGCAGCATCTGGGCCAAGGAGGAGCCTTTCTGGGTCAAGCTAGGGAAGGGCATCACTGGTTAACGCAGAACCCCCATTATCAGTGCTTGGGCTAAGAGTTACCCAGTGGCAAGTTTATCAAAAGTCTGTGTGATGAATTGGTCCTTCTCAATAAGTGCCTATATTTCCTTCTCCCAAGTGCTGTTCTACTTCACCCAGGGAACCATTTCTTCATCTCTTTGCACCATCCCCAACCCCCTTTCTTGATTTAACCAGCCCCCACTGTCTGGGACCAGAGTGAAAGCGAAAGCGCTTTAGAGTAGCTTCCCCTTGACGCTTCCAGCTAGGAGTCAAAGCACCCCCTTTTCCACCAGCCTCGCGTGCCTGGTCCCTTCACGGACACGCTAGGCgacccccccccgccccccaagaAAAGAAATACCCTATGCTGACTGCGGGTTGCAAGTGCTGGCTGCTAGAGGCTACCTCCCTACGTTCCCGTCGGTCTCTGCATTCACTTCTCCGCGCTTCCAGGGTCCCCTGGCCG harbors:
- the LOC105474421 gene encoding proteasome subunit beta type-9 — translated: MLRAGAPTGDLPRAGEVHTGTTIMAVEFDGGVVVGSDSRVSAGEAVVNRVFDKLSPLHQRIYCALSGSAADAQAVADMAAYQLELHGIELEEPPLVLAAANVVRNITYKYREDLSAHLMVAGWDQREGGQVYGTLGGMLTRQPFAIGGSGSTYIYGYVDAAYKSGMSPEECRRFTTDAIALAMSRDGSSGGVVYLVTITAAGVDHRVILGNELPKFYDE